TGTCGGTGCTGCTGTTGCTGGTAGGCGGCGCCGGGCTGCACGGTATTTCCTCCGGCAACGACTCGCTCAAGGAGACGTATTCCAACCAGCTGGCTTCGTCCATTGCGCTGAGCGACGCCATGCTGGCCATGACCCGCATGCGCCTGGCCCGCAAGGTACTGCCCGATCTGCAACGCAGCATGTCCAGCGCGCATGAAGCGCTGCAGAAATTCCAGCTGGGCGCCGGCAAGGCCAATTTCGACGCCGCGCAGGCCAGCTTTGCCAGCATCCGCACGCTGTCGATCGCGCTGGTCGTGCTGGGGCTGGCGGTCGCGGTGCTGTGCACGGTGGCACTGAACCGCGCCATCGTCACGCCGGTGCAGGAAGCGCTGGCCATGTTCGAGCGCATTGCGCGCGGCGACCTGGCCTCGCGCATCACCAGCAGCTGAAGAACGTGGTTTCGGTATTTACCCTTGCAGGCGGTACCGTGGCCCCGGCACCGCGCCGCGGCCGGCGCCGGTCGCCGCCGGCCGCGACGATGACTGGAGTGCGTTCTAAACAGATGTCCCCGGCAGGGGACCCCCGTATTGTGTTGTTCACACGGCGACCGCAAGATGCCATGATGCGAGGTTTGCCCCGCGTCGGCTTTGTCTTCGCGCATTTTCTTTACCACCGCGCAGCCCAATGATTGCCCTGAGTACCGTCCTGTTGCTGCTCGCCGCCCTGCTGGGCGTGGCCGCCGCCCTCGGCGCCCGCGCCGGGCGTGCGGACGAGGGCGCCGGAAGCCGGTCGCTGCGCACGCTGACCTGGACGGCGGCGCTGCTGTCGCAGCTCGCCGTGAGCCTGCCCGTGGTGGTGGTGGTGCTGTCGGGCAGCGTGCCGGTGGCCAACGACACCGCCGAGATGGCCGCCAGCTTCGCCGCCGCCGCGGCCGCCACCGCCGCCGCCAAGCTGCTGTTGCAGTGGCTGCGCCAGGGCGCGCGCCTGTGGCGCGGCGCGGCGGTGCTGGCGGTGGTCGCCGGCGCCGGCATGGTGGCCGCGGCCGGCACCCACCTGGGCCGGGCCTGCGGCGCCGGCGCGCCTTCGGCGCGCGCCTGCATCGACGCGGCCGGACTGCCTCATCCCGCCTGGCTGGCAGGCGGCCTGACCGCGCTGTGCGCACTGATGTTCGCGCTGCACCGGGCGCAGTCGCGCGGCTGGCTGCCGGTATCGCGCACCGAGACCAGCCCCGCCGGGGATCTTGCCGATGATGCCGCCACCGCCCTGGTGCGCGGCGCCGAGCCGCGGCTGGTGCGGCGCGGCGCCCGCATTCCCGGCCGGCTTACGGTGCGCGCCACCGCGCGCGGGCAGGGCACGGTGGGCGAGTACAGCGTCGCCACCGTGATGCCCGACCGCGTCGCGTTCGGCCGCTGGTTGGACCAGGCCATGGCCCAGGCGCGGCTGGCCGACACCGGCTGCGCCGTGCTGCTGATCCATATTGCCGACTACCGCGAGGTCGACGAAGTCTTCGAGATCCGCGCCGACGATATCCTGGCGCAGGACGCCGGCGCGCTGGCGCAGGCCGTGCTGGAGCCGCACGACTTCCTCGCCCGGCTGGCGCGCGACGAGTTCGCCGTCGGCGTGCCCGAGCTGGTGCACCACGGCCGCGCGCAGGAGCTGGGCTCGCGCGTGCTGGGCTCGCTGGCGGAATTCATCGCCGCGCGCGGGCTGCAGATGCAGATCGGCGTCAATATCGGCATCGCCATCTACCCGCGCGACGCCCAGACCTCCGAGGCGCTGATGCAAGCCGCACGAGTGAGCCTGGCCGAGGCCCGCGAAAGCGGCTCGAACCAGGTGCGCCTGTTCAATAGCGCTGCCGGCGAGCGGGCCCGCCGCACCCGCGTGATCCGCCGCGACCTGTGGCTGGCGATCCAGGATGAGGCGCTGTCGCTGCAGTTCCAGCCCAAGTATGACGCCCGCCGCCGCACGCTGGTGGGCGCCGAGGCGCTGTGCCGCTGGCGCCATCCCGCGCTGGGCCAGGTCAGCCCGGCCGAGTTCATCGCCGTGGCCGAGCAGTCCGGCCAGATCGACAAGCTCGACGACTGGGTGCTGACCAGCGTCTGCCGCCAGGTGCGCCTGTGGCAGGACGCCGGCCTGCCGACCGTGCCGGTGGCGATCAACGTGTCGGGGTTGCGCTTTGCCAGCCGCAATTTCCCGCAGTACCTGCTCGAGCAGATCCACCAGCACGACATCCCGCCGTCGGCGATCACGCTGGAGATCACCGAGACCGCCGCCATGAAGGACATCGGCAAATCGCTGGAGACGCTGGCCGAGCTGCAGTCGCTCGGCATCCAGGTGGCGCTGGACGACTTCGGCAGCGGCTATTCGAGCCTGGGCTATCTCAAGCGCCTGCGCGTGGGCACGCTCAAGATCGACCGCACGCTGATCGGCGGGCTCGACACCGATGCGCAAGGGCGCGCCATCGTCGGCTCGATGGTGGCGCTGGCGCACGAGCTGCGCATGAAGGTGGTGGCCGAAGGCGTCGAGTCGGCCTCGCAGCTGGAAATCCTCAACGAGATGGGCTGCGACGAGGTGCAGGGCTTCCTGCTGTCGCTGCCGCTCGATGCGGCAGGGTTTGCCGAGGCGTTGCGCGGGCCGCAGCCAGCCTGAGCGCCGCGCCGCACGCACAAGCACCAGGCCGAAAAAACGCCAAAAACGCTAAAGCGACGCGCCTGCCATGCCGATATCCACGCTGGCAGGGCCCGCGCGCTTGCAGCGCGGCCCTGCGCCGGCCTGTCCGTCGCCGGCCGCGCGCCATCCGCGCCAAGCACTGCTTCAGCATCCGGCGGATCAACCGAGCCCTGCCAACGGAGGCGCCAATGTCATTGCCCAGCATTCTCGTCGTCGACGATTCCCCCTCGCTACGCCGCATGATCGGCGCATGCCTGCGTGCCGGCGGGTTCGACGTCACCGAGGCGGCCGACGGCGAGCAGGCGTATGCGCTGG
This genomic window from Cupriavidus oxalaticus contains:
- a CDS encoding putative bifunctional diguanylate cyclase/phosphodiesterase — its product is MIALSTVLLLLAALLGVAAALGARAGRADEGAGSRSLRTLTWTAALLSQLAVSLPVVVVVLSGSVPVANDTAEMAASFAAAAAATAAAKLLLQWLRQGARLWRGAAVLAVVAGAGMVAAAGTHLGRACGAGAPSARACIDAAGLPHPAWLAGGLTALCALMFALHRAQSRGWLPVSRTETSPAGDLADDAATALVRGAEPRLVRRGARIPGRLTVRATARGQGTVGEYSVATVMPDRVAFGRWLDQAMAQARLADTGCAVLLIHIADYREVDEVFEIRADDILAQDAGALAQAVLEPHDFLARLARDEFAVGVPELVHHGRAQELGSRVLGSLAEFIAARGLQMQIGVNIGIAIYPRDAQTSEALMQAARVSLAEARESGSNQVRLFNSAAGERARRTRVIRRDLWLAIQDEALSLQFQPKYDARRRTLVGAEALCRWRHPALGQVSPAEFIAVAEQSGQIDKLDDWVLTSVCRQVRLWQDAGLPTVPVAINVSGLRFASRNFPQYLLEQIHQHDIPPSAITLEITETAAMKDIGKSLETLAELQSLGIQVALDDFGSGYSSLGYLKRLRVGTLKIDRTLIGGLDTDAQGRAIVGSMVALAHELRMKVVAEGVESASQLEILNEMGCDEVQGFLLSLPLDAAGFAEALRGPQPA